CTcaggagatggagaagagtCCGGCAAACcacttcctcatcctcttccgcGACACCAGCTGCCAATTCAGGGGCGTTTACACCATGAACCCCGACTCCCAGGAGCTGGTGCGATTGGCCGGCGTCGGTCCCCGGACGATTAGCTCCGCCCAGGTGGAGTCCATCTACAAGTACAGCTCGGACAGGAAGCAGTTCAGCGCCATCCCCTCGAAGACCATGGGCATGAGCGTCGATGCCTTCACCATCCCCGGCCATCTTTGGCACGGTGGAGGAGCGGGGGGAGGAGGGACCAGGCGAGCGAGCATTACTAAGAAGACGGTTACTTCTAAGTGAGGAATTTAACACGACATCACagtgacatgtgacatgtgactgAAGACAACACTTTAATCTCACTAAATACagtgacaaattaaataaaggtCACATGCACACGGATAAGCTTTTAGGAATGTGTGTGCGAACACCTGTGTTGCCCTTGGACTTTActagaaatacaaaatatgttaaaaaaatatttctacccccccccccgttatgtGCATGAAAACATCAAAAGCACAACACAGAGAATACAGACCCACTCATATCCAGAGTGTCCAtatgaaagtgttttttaaaggtttaacGGTCAATTGCACAACGAAGAGTTACTTTCAATAAGTCTCGTTACTTATACTTTCATTGTTTAAAGTACAAACTTGAAAACTTTAGAAGAAATGGAAACTTTATTCAGTTGTTTACTGGAAAAAACCCGGGACTTTCACGAGACATCAGATGAGTCTCTGCTCCCTCTCGGCCTCCTGAGTTAGAAAATCAGTTTTATACATTGAGCCAAACCCCGGAGAGAAAATGCCTTCTCATGTCAGAGTGACTgaactttaattttgtacaaacCCTCGAGTTTATTTCTACCCAACGTTTGTCGGCAGGTCGATCAAAGCTCATTTGTTCCTGCAGTGTTGCGATAGCCATAAGTTTACgactcagaggagcagaggtgaactttgtttttgttttgtggggCCGAGTCAAAGATCTGTAAACGTCTCTGGGTTGAATGGTTACTCACTGTCCGTGATATAAGCTTGAAGTGATATCAAAGTAAGAGCTTGTGGTTTGATGATGTTGATTATGAGTATATATACGTGTGAGCAACAGAAGCCAATCGAAACAACTTTTATACGCTGAGCTGAGAGTGTAACGAGGAGGATGTGTCAACATTACATTTAGAAATACGTGGATTGTCGCTCGCTGGGTCAGGGACGGGATCTGGTTGTTGGATCTGGTTCTAAGTCGGTAGAAGTCCTGTATTTGTTCAGCTCTAAGGATCCTTTATCGAATCTCTTGTTCACAATCTTGCTTCATCTTTGAGGATTCGTTGGATGGAAAATGTGAGATAAAGGGAAAATGACAAATCCCTGCCTTAAATATTTAGATAtcatgttaaaggagacatattccgctcaatcattttaatttgtgttattactgGGAAAGGTTTAAATGTTCTAagtttcagaaaacacatcactttcctccatcgctgcagctcctcttttcagcctctgtctcaaacacttggttttagctcctgtctcttctttCTGATAACGAGATGGTGTTACGCTTTATTCCGTGACCTGTAGCAGAGCAACAACAAATCTGCTGTCTGCTAACTTTGTGCACGTAGAGAAAcctgttatttatttgtttacgtTTTAGTGAAATTTAAGATGTCTTCATTTCTTAACAAACAAAACTACCCCACAAGGTTCGATAAAGGATTCCTAATGATTTTGCTTGGTTGAAATCGGACTGAACCGGATCCCCGGTCTTAGCAGAGTGCAAACAATTAAATCGGTGTGTGTCTCAAACCAGCATTCATGTATGAACAAACAGATTAAACTCCTCAGATGAAACTGTTTCTCTCGTTCATTCTTATTTCTCTATATTGTCCACGTCTTCTCCTCGTGCTGCGGAATCGAAACCTGCCACCATCGTTTGGTAGCAGCAGTCACTCAGCTGGTAAAACTCATGACTGACCTGAGAACAGcagatctcagcagcagaatCTGAGTTGTCCCTATTTTCACCCCAGATGAGCTTAGAACCTAAATTGGCTGCGATGTGTCACttttagaaaacaaaacaaatacaaatacagtctGTACGTCTTGATGAATTAATTTCTTTGGCCACATGGGGGCAACAAAACATGCAAAGATTACAACATTGATACAACACAACTCTGACATCCCTTTccgtttgtttctctgtttgtttggatTACGCAAAAATCACTTGACCGATTTCCAAAAGATTTGGTGAAACGATGGAACAGGGCTCAAGGAAGAATTCCTTATATTTTCGGGCACATCCAAAATAGGGGAGGGTTTTTAACTATTGTCAGAAAGGAtgctttttgacattttcacagattttggGACTGACATTTTAAAGGAATCGCTGTAGTTACACAGTGTGTTAATCTGGAACCGATCCTGGAACCACCAACCAAGAACGACAGAAGAATCTGAGGAGGGTCACTACAAATATGGGGATTTCACAAAAGAGGAGAAGGTTTGATGCACAGATAAACTATAGTGTTGTTAATTAAGGATTCTCCTGGTAAATCAAAGctaaagacacaaacaacacaatgagCCCAAGGAGGGTttgttatgtgtttttattgcacCTTCCTCAGAACATACAGAGTTTATCCTACGCAGCAGTTTGTACAGAATCGAACCAATGAGACTTTTATTGCATCGGTTCTATCAGCTGTGATTCTTTGGGATCTTTGGATCAGTTCAACGCTCTGTGATATTATTAGGAACCGATTTGGATTCGGATTTATGTTTTAATCAAACATTCAAATCAGTGTCTCTGGATGAAGATAAAAATCAAGCATaagtaatatttttttattcatatatatttaataaattctCGGTGCACAAAAAATCTGATCTGAAAacttaacaataacaataatatagacgtacatttttataaaaaattattataaGAAGTGTAATTTTGGAAATCTAATAATATATAGTATTAAATAGAACCGTACAGTTTGAGTACCTTTGTTAACGTTTGCACCAAAGATCCCAAAGAATGTTTGTAATGATTCATAATGATGTTGCCACATTTCATGAAAACAACTGACGAGAAGCTCAATGGAGAATTGAAGCTAAATAACGATAATAGTTAACATCAGCATAGAAACACGGTAAAGTTTACTCTGATAAAATTACCTAACGAGGTTTGTCGCATTTAATTTATCATGATATTATTACACACAGGTTTCCATTAAAGTTCTAATAGTGGAGTTGGGTTTTAAACGGATGATGAGcaggcgtctctctctctctctctctctctctctctctctctctctctctctctgtctgtctgtctgtctgtctgtctgtctgtctgtctgtctgtctgtctgtctctctctctctcgccctcacCCTTCACACAGGAACTCTCTAACTTTCTGACTAGCACCTACTTGATCCTAAATGTGATCAGATCGTGTGCAGGCTCGTGTTTGCTGAtgcaggaagctgcaggtgCAAAGCTGTGATAGAACATATAGTGAAACACGCAAAGAGGAGCTAGTGAGACACACAGGAATAGAGATATGAGGAGGACGAGCGCGTCCGCACCTCCACGGTTTCTTTTTCTACGTAGCCTCCATGTTAATATACCTGGGGGCAGCTTACAGACGACATGGAGGTTGTTACTGAGCGTTGTCTGGCTCCACCGCGGGGCTGCTGTCAGTCTGTGGGTCCACGGAGCTGTGGGCCGTGCTGTTCCACAGGGCAGCGTCCGACAGGGGCTCCAGGGAGGGGGTCGCGGTGTCGGCGTCGGAGGAGATGGTCGTTGGGTCCAGTGGGATCTGGGCGGTGGTGGGAGGATGGCCGGCGTCTGTGGGCAGGTGGGATGAGGGACTGGGAGGAAGGTCGGATGGGGTGAGAGCGGGAGGGTCAGACGGCGCCGGTGACGAGGAGTTGGCCGCCGTGTAGGAGGAGAAGTTGGAGGGGGGGAGTGCGGGGGAGTCGGagagtgtgtgagggagagggtCGGAGGGAGGGAGCGTGGGCGAGTCGGTCAGGGGCGCCCTGGGTGTGTGAGCGGGGGTGGGTTCTTTTGGATCCTCGCAAACTGGCTCCCCCTCGGCCACATACCACACCTCGTTGTGCCTGTTCAACAGCTTCAAgggactggacacacacacacagacacacacagacacacacacacacacacagaaagagtgaggaagatgaggacaaGAGTGTGAAATAAATAGTCATACCTGATTCCCAGGAGAGGAAGGATGCAGTTCAAACCTGTCGTAGCCGACTCCGTAGTGGTAGCTGTGGTTGTACGAGGCTCGgactctctgcagctccttgGTCAACATGTGGGACTGAAGCCGGGAGGTGACCGACAGCATCCAGCCTCCGTAGCTCCTCACGTACACGTCCATCTCCGGCATCTCCGTGAAATACAGCTGCAATAGAAACGCAGACAATCAGCAAACAACAAGCATCACGtccacagagaaataaaacGACATGAATTCTCATCCTCGTGCAGAATGTGAAgacaaaaaagacacaaaaacagaaaatttATTAACTATCAAACCGTAAATATTGTAGGACAGTATATTGACTC
This is a stretch of genomic DNA from Pleuronectes platessa chromosome 3, fPlePla1.1, whole genome shotgun sequence. It encodes these proteins:
- the soul5l gene encoding uncharacterized protein soul5l; its protein translation is MTFTPVLAFLALVASAGGSVGPSSNHSFCTESKECLQFELVCKTDEYEVRHYSPTRWVSTDAEAYFMGVGAAMAFRRLFQYITGANDGGVQMDMTAPVLVKIPEETRMWEPAIYTLSFPLPAAYQDKPPTPTCDKLYFTEMPEMDVYVRSYGGWMLSVTSRLQSHMLTKELQRVRASYNHSYHYGVGYDSPLKLLNRHNEVWYVAEGEPVCEDPKEPTPAHTPRAPLTDSPTLPPSDPLPHTLSDSPALPPSNFSSYTAANSSSPAPSDPPALTPSDLPPSPSSHLPTDAGHPPTTAQIPLDPTTISSDADTATPSLEPLSDAALWNSTAHSSVDPQTDSSPAVEPDNAQ